A genomic stretch from Bacteroidales bacterium includes:
- a CDS encoding GNAT family N-acetyltransferase: protein MEKIIAPVPIKLLEQELTEDKFIRHTNYGNNMIYSVTCHDSPNIIQEIGRLREYTFRKAGGGTGKKIDIDQFDTADKPYYQLIVWDPQRKSILGGYRYILPDNMVKDKDGNVVLATSRLFKYSEKFKKDYLPFMIELGRSFVQPAYQSTQSSRKGIFALDNLWDGLGALTVDNPEVKYFFGKVTMYPDFNVEARNLILYFIEKHFGDKNNLLTLIDPLIINHNVNEYNKIFNTETYPDNYKILSQKVRALGEKIPPLVNAYMNLSPTMRSFGTSINPYFGNVEETAIMITIKDMYKSKSSRHILSYKKK, encoded by the coding sequence ATGGAAAAAATAATTGCTCCTGTTCCAATTAAATTACTTGAACAAGAATTAACTGAAGATAAATTTATTCGCCATACTAATTATGGTAATAACATGATTTATTCTGTTACCTGTCATGATTCTCCAAATATAATACAAGAAATAGGTCGCTTGCGTGAATATACATTTCGTAAAGCAGGTGGGGGTACGGGAAAAAAAATAGATATAGATCAATTTGACACTGCCGATAAACCTTATTATCAACTTATTGTTTGGGATCCACAAAGAAAAAGCATTCTTGGTGGATATAGATATATTCTTCCTGATAATATGGTAAAAGATAAAGACGGAAATGTTGTGCTTGCAACTTCAAGACTTTTTAAATATTCTGAAAAATTTAAAAAAGATTATCTTCCTTTTATGATTGAATTAGGACGCTCGTTTGTACAACCGGCATATCAATCAACACAATCATCAAGAAAAGGTATTTTTGCATTAGATAATTTATGGGATGGATTGGGAGCATTAACAGTTGATAATCCTGAAGTAAAATATTTTTTTGGGAAAGTAACAATGTACCCTGATTTTAATGTAGAAGCAAGAAATTTAATTCTTTATTTTATAGAAAAACATTTTGGTGATAAAAACAATTTACTTACACTTATAGATCCATTAATAATTAACCATAATGTTAATGAATATAACAAAATTTTTAATACTGAAACCTATCCTGATAATTATAAAATTCTTTCACAAAAAGTCAGAGCATTAGGAGAAAAAATACCTCCATTAGTTAATGCGTATATGAACCTTTCCCCCACTATGCGTTCTTTTGGGACATCCATAAATCCTTATTTTGGGAACGTTGAAGAAACAGCCATAATGATAACTATTAAAGATATGTACAAATCTAAGTCAAGCCGTCATATTTTATCATATAAAAAAAAGTAA
- a CDS encoding UDP-N-acetylmuramoyl-L-alanyl-D-glutamate--2,6-diaminopimelate ligase, which yields MPYLKEILKNIEVEQCIGDINISVNNICFDSREADNNFLFIAVRGINVDGHNYIDKAIEKGINSVVCEELPLKINNKITYIKVKDSKFSLGQIASNYYGNPSSKLKLIGITGTNGKTTISTLLFQLFKNLAYKTGLFSTVRNYINDKEIIATHTTPDAIQLNSLLKAMVDEGCQYCFMEVSSHAIDQDRISGLKFSGGVFTNITHDHLDYHETFDKYLKAKKRFFDSLLVDSFVLSNTDDKNGKIMTQNTKAKKYTYGIKAFADFKAKILESHFDGTLLTIDGLELWTKFIGDFNASNLLAVYAVAILLGQEREKILSTISNLNTVEGRFESIRSSNGIIVIVDYAHTPDALKNVINTINKIRGEKGQLITVVGAGGDRDKAKRPMMGKIVSELSDKIIFTSDNPRNEDPLSIIEEIKSGVNSKKEGKILTIENRREAIKTAYMIANMGDIILIAGKGHETYQEIKGVRYDFDDKKIIKDLMKIE from the coding sequence ATGCCATATCTAAAAGAAATATTAAAAAATATCGAAGTCGAGCAATGTATAGGAGATATTAATATTTCTGTAAATAATATTTGTTTTGATTCACGAGAAGCCGACAATAATTTTTTATTTATTGCTGTCAGAGGAATTAATGTTGATGGGCATAATTATATTGATAAAGCAATTGAAAAAGGAATTAATTCTGTTGTATGTGAAGAATTACCATTAAAAATCAATAATAAAATTACTTACATAAAAGTAAAAGATTCAAAATTTAGTTTAGGACAAATTGCTTCAAATTATTATGGTAATCCTTCTTCTAAATTAAAATTAATAGGAATAACAGGAACAAACGGGAAAACAACTATTTCAACATTATTATTTCAATTATTTAAAAACTTAGCTTATAAAACCGGGTTATTTTCAACTGTAAGAAATTATATAAATGATAAAGAAATTATTGCTACACATACAACACCTGATGCAATACAATTGAACAGTTTATTAAAAGCCATGGTTGATGAGGGTTGTCAGTATTGTTTTATGGAAGTTAGTTCGCATGCTATTGATCAGGATAGAATTTCAGGATTGAAATTTTCAGGAGGAGTTTTTACTAATATTACCCATGACCATCTTGATTATCATGAAACATTTGATAAATATCTAAAGGCTAAAAAAAGATTTTTTGACAGCTTGCTCGTTGATTCTTTTGTTCTATCTAATACTGATGATAAGAATGGTAAAATAATGACACAAAATACCAAAGCAAAAAAATATACTTATGGAATAAAAGCATTTGCAGATTTTAAAGCAAAAATTCTGGAAAGTCATTTTGACGGAACATTATTAACTATTGATGGATTAGAGCTGTGGACAAAATTTATTGGAGATTTTAATGCTTCAAATTTATTAGCTGTTTATGCTGTTGCGATATTATTAGGACAGGAAAGAGAAAAAATATTATCAACAATAAGTAATCTTAATACAGTTGAGGGTAGATTTGAGAGTATTCGTTCTTCTAATGGAATAATTGTTATAGTTGATTATGCTCATACACCTGATGCCCTGAAAAATGTAATAAATACTATTAACAAAATAAGAGGAGAAAAAGGACAATTGATTACAGTTGTAGGAGCAGGAGGAGACAGGGATAAAGCTAAACGCCCAATGATGGGGAAAATTGTATCTGAATTGTCAGATAAAATAATATTTACTTCAGATAATCCAAGAAACGAAGACCCATTATCTATTATTGAGGAAATAAAAAGCGGTGTTAATAGTAAAAAGGAAGGAAAAATATTGACAATTGAAAATAGGAGAGAAGCTATTAAAACAGCGTATATGATTGCAAATATGGGTGATATAATTTTAATTGCCGGTAAAGGACATGAAACATATCAGGAAATTAAAGGAGTCAGGTATGATTTTGACGATAAAAAAATTATAAAAGATTTGATGAAAATAGAATAA
- a CDS encoding 1-acyl-sn-glycerol-3-phosphate acyltransferase — MEQPNTYKIPLIDIRKVIKSKNPRLLKILPNFIINYIKKIIHQDEINSFLKINGDKSGVEFISKSLDVFGVSYKVINKENIPENGKFIFASNHPLGGLDGMVLIHAISNICGDVKFLVNDVLLNVKNLESVFIPINKHGGLAKETVKQIDAAFNSNNQILVFPAGLASRKIKGKIVDLEWKKNFVSKSLQHKRDIIPVHIDGRNSNFFYRLANIRKFLKIKANIEMFYLPDEMFKQKSKLITLTIGKPISYKTFKNNSHKYWAKKIKDEVYSLPKK, encoded by the coding sequence ATGGAGCAACCAAACACATATAAAATACCATTAATAGACATCCGTAAAGTAATAAAAAGTAAAAATCCCCGATTATTAAAAATACTACCAAACTTTATAATTAATTACATTAAAAAAATCATTCATCAGGATGAAATAAACAGTTTTTTAAAAATAAATGGAGATAAATCAGGAGTAGAATTCATTTCAAAATCATTAGATGTTTTTGGAGTATCCTATAAGGTTATCAACAAAGAAAATATTCCTGAAAATGGTAAATTTATTTTTGCTTCAAATCATCCTTTGGGCGGACTTGACGGAATGGTTTTAATTCATGCAATATCAAATATTTGCGGGGACGTTAAGTTTTTAGTAAATGATGTTTTATTAAATGTTAAAAATTTAGAATCTGTTTTTATACCAATAAATAAGCATGGGGGATTAGCTAAAGAAACTGTTAAACAAATTGATGCTGCTTTTAATTCAAATAACCAAATACTAGTATTTCCAGCTGGTTTGGCTTCAAGAAAAATAAAAGGTAAAATTGTGGATCTTGAATGGAAAAAAAATTTTGTATCAAAATCATTACAACATAAAAGGGATATTATACCCGTTCATATTGACGGCAGAAACTCAAATTTCTTTTATAGACTTGCAAACATAAGAAAGTTCTTAAAAATAAAAGCTAATATTGAGATGTTCTATCTTCCTGATGAAATGTTTAAACAAAAATCAAAACTTATTACTTTAACCATTGGAAAACCTATATCATATAAAACATTTAAAAATAATTCCCATAAATACTGGGCAAAAAAAATAAAAGATGAAGTTTATTCATTACCAAAAAAATAA
- the rsmH gene encoding 16S rRNA (cytosine(1402)-N(4))-methyltransferase RsmH translates to MVYHIPVLLKESINGLNINPEGIYIDLTFGGGGHSREIIKHLSSGQLFAFDQDKDAEKNLIDDNRFHFIRHNFRFLQNFLRYYGYNKVDGIIADLGVSSHHFNNAERGFSFRFNEELDMRMNKDADFKASDLLNNYSEEKLLFLFRNYGELKNSKKIAKSIIEYRKNIKINTGNELKEAIQNHIPKNQENKYLAKVFQALRIEVNNEIEALKEMLPQTINILKSGGRLVVLAYHSIEDRLVKNFIRAGNFEGLIEKDFYGNVKTPFIQINRKVIIANNNEIEINNRARSAKLRIAERK, encoded by the coding sequence ATGGTTTATCATATACCTGTTTTATTAAAAGAGAGTATTAATGGATTAAACATTAATCCCGAAGGAATTTATATAGACCTTACTTTTGGTGGTGGCGGGCATTCAAGGGAAATAATCAAACATTTGTCTTCGGGGCAATTATTTGCATTTGATCAAGATAAAGATGCAGAAAAAAATTTAATTGACGATAACAGATTTCATTTTATAAGACACAACTTCAGGTTTTTACAAAATTTTTTAAGGTACTATGGCTATAACAAAGTTGATGGTATTATTGCTGATTTAGGAGTTTCATCTCATCATTTTAATAATGCAGAAAGAGGTTTTTCTTTTCGATTTAATGAGGAATTGGATATGAGAATGAATAAAGATGCTGATTTTAAAGCAAGCGATTTATTAAATAATTATTCTGAAGAAAAACTATTGTTTTTATTTAGGAACTATGGTGAATTAAAGAATTCAAAAAAAATAGCAAAATCAATTATTGAATACAGAAAAAATATTAAAATAAATACCGGCAACGAATTAAAAGAAGCTATTCAAAATCATATTCCAAAAAATCAGGAAAATAAATATCTCGCTAAAGTTTTTCAGGCATTAAGAATTGAAGTAAATAATGAAATTGAGGCTCTAAAAGAAATGTTACCCCAAACTATTAATATATTAAAATCAGGTGGACGTCTTGTTGTATTGGCATATCATTCGATTGAAGACAGACTTGTTAAAAATTTTATTCGAGCAGGTAATTTTGAAGGACTAATAGAAAAAGATTTTTATGGAAATGTTAAAACTCCTTTTATTCAGATAAACAGAAAAGTAATAATAGCAAACAATAATGAAATTGAGATAAATAACAGGGCAAGAAGTGCAAAATTAAGAATAGCAGAACGTAAATAA
- the mraZ gene encoding division/cell wall cluster transcriptional repressor MraZ: protein MTTFIGDYPCKVDVKGRILLPSAFKRQMGTVSQDRFVVKKDLFENCLVLYPIDEWEKQNKIIRKKLNPYNKEHNRFLRGFYKGTAEITLDNNNRMLIPKRLLELITANKEVVLAGQDGKIEIWSKQQYEKINENENEFAALAEKIMEGAINEINE, encoded by the coding sequence ATGACAACATTTATAGGTGATTATCCATGTAAAGTTGATGTAAAAGGCAGGATATTACTTCCTTCGGCATTTAAAAGGCAGATGGGCACTGTTTCTCAGGATAGGTTTGTTGTCAAAAAAGACCTGTTTGAAAATTGTCTGGTATTATATCCAATAGATGAATGGGAAAAACAAAACAAAATAATAAGAAAAAAACTTAATCCTTATAACAAAGAACACAACAGATTTTTAAGAGGATTTTACAAAGGAACTGCTGAAATAACTTTAGATAATAACAACAGAATGCTTATCCCGAAAAGATTACTTGAATTGATCACGGCTAATAAAGAAGTAGTTCTTGCAGGTCAGGATGGGAAAATTGAAATATGGTCGAAGCAACAGTATGAAAAAATAAATGAAAACGAAAATGAATTTGCAGCATTAGCTGAAAAAATCATGGAAGGGGCGATAAACGAAATAAATGAATAA
- a CDS encoding transpeptidase family protein, whose protein sequence is MSIKNEILLRSGLVYVTIIIFALIIIGKIIFLQIVEKEKWNKANTLTMKNIIIKPNRGDICAWDGRLLASSVPYYEIRMDLKCEGLTNKSFKYNIDSLSLCLSNLFKDKSKSRYKQELINARYKGERYHLIKRKVTYTQLKQLKRFPIFRLGRFKGGFICMQGNKRVQPFVNLASRTIGYMNKGESGTIVGVEGAYDDELKGIRGVRLMQKISGNVWMPVNNGNEIEPRDGKDIITTIDVTIQDVAQNALLRQLTKHNARHGCAVLMEVKTGEIKAITNFTRDSSGNYVEDYNYAIGESTEPGSTFKLPVLMVALEDGTIELTDSIDTEDGIVKYHDFPVRDSKKGGYGKITVQRVFEISSNIGISKIVTQHYYKKEQKFVERLYRMNINDKLNVEIKGEGEPYIKFPGDKLWSGISLPQMSYGYEVRLTPLQILNFYNAVANNGKMVKPKIVKAIRYHGEVIKTFDTQIINPAISSKATIKKAKKMLEGVVENGTAINLRNSNYKIAGKTGTAQIANNKYGYKYKSKISYQASFVGYFPADDPKYSCIVVINAPSNEVYYGNLVAGPVFKEIADKIYATGFEMHDEIKFDENFMAKTPPYSKNGNLKELETVCKTMNINYLEEGVNSEWVITTKRDTVIEIKNRFVKNNIVPNVKGMGLKDALFILENAGLNVVVVGRGVVTEQSLSPGERLINGDEITIKLI, encoded by the coding sequence ATGAGTATAAAAAATGAAATATTGCTACGTTCAGGTTTGGTTTATGTTACCATTATAATTTTTGCTTTAATAATTATTGGTAAGATTATATTTCTTCAGATAGTAGAAAAAGAAAAATGGAACAAAGCCAATACTTTGACTATGAAAAATATTATTATAAAACCAAACAGGGGTGATATTTGTGCTTGGGATGGAAGGTTATTGGCAAGTTCTGTACCTTATTATGAAATCAGAATGGATTTGAAATGCGAAGGATTGACAAATAAAAGTTTTAAATATAATATTGATTCTTTATCATTATGCCTTTCAAATTTATTTAAAGATAAATCAAAAAGCAGGTATAAACAAGAATTGATAAATGCAAGATATAAAGGAGAAAGATATCATTTAATTAAAAGAAAAGTAACTTATACACAGCTAAAACAATTAAAAAGGTTTCCGATTTTTAGATTAGGAAGATTTAAAGGCGGTTTTATTTGTATGCAAGGTAATAAAAGAGTTCAGCCTTTTGTAAATTTAGCATCAAGGACAATAGGATATATGAATAAAGGAGAGTCAGGTACAATAGTTGGTGTTGAGGGTGCATATGATGATGAATTAAAAGGAATTAGGGGTGTCAGATTAATGCAAAAAATATCAGGAAATGTCTGGATGCCGGTAAATAATGGAAATGAAATAGAACCACGTGATGGTAAAGATATTATTACTACAATTGATGTAACTATTCAGGATGTTGCTCAAAATGCTTTGTTGCGTCAATTAACTAAACATAACGCAAGGCATGGTTGTGCGGTACTTATGGAGGTTAAAACCGGAGAAATTAAAGCTATTACAAATTTTACAAGAGATAGTTCGGGCAATTATGTAGAAGATTATAATTATGCAATAGGCGAAAGTACAGAACCCGGCTCAACATTCAAATTACCTGTATTAATGGTTGCTCTTGAAGATGGAACTATTGAATTAACTGATAGCATTGATACTGAGGATGGTATTGTAAAATATCATGATTTCCCGGTAAGAGATTCAAAAAAAGGGGGTTATGGAAAAATAACTGTACAAAGAGTTTTCGAAATATCTTCAAATATAGGTATATCAAAAATAGTTACGCAACATTATTATAAAAAAGAGCAAAAATTTGTTGAACGGCTCTACAGAATGAATATTAATGATAAATTAAATGTTGAAATCAAGGGAGAAGGAGAACCATATATTAAATTTCCCGGTGATAAACTTTGGTCAGGAATTTCTCTTCCACAAATGTCGTATGGTTACGAAGTACGTTTAACACCACTTCAAATACTGAACTTTTATAATGCAGTTGCTAATAATGGAAAAATGGTAAAACCAAAAATTGTTAAGGCAATAAGGTACCATGGTGAAGTTATAAAAACATTTGATACACAAATAATAAATCCTGCAATATCTTCAAAAGCGACTATCAAAAAGGCTAAAAAAATGCTTGAAGGGGTCGTCGAAAACGGAACAGCTATTAATTTAAGAAATAGTAACTATAAAATTGCAGGAAAAACAGGGACAGCTCAAATTGCAAATAATAAATATGGATATAAATATAAGTCAAAAATCAGTTATCAAGCTTCTTTCGTGGGTTACTTTCCCGCTGATGATCCTAAATATTCATGTATTGTTGTTATTAATGCACCATCAAATGAAGTTTATTATGGAAATTTAGTTGCAGGTCCGGTATTTAAAGAAATTGCCGATAAAATTTATGCAACTGGTTTTGAAATGCATGATGAAATAAAATTTGATGAAAATTTTATGGCTAAAACTCCCCCTTATTCAAAAAACGGCAATCTAAAAGAATTGGAAACTGTTTGTAAGACAATGAATATTAACTATTTAGAAGAAGGTGTTAATTCTGAATGGGTTATTACAACTAAAAGAGATACAGTTATTGAGATAAAAAATCGATTTGTTAAAAATAATATTGTCCCAAATGTTAAAGGAATGGGATTAAAAGATGCATTATTTATTCTTGAAAATGCAGGATTAAATGTTGTTGTTGTTGGAAGGGGTGTTGTTACAGAACAATCTTTGTCTCCGGGAGAAAGATTGATTAATGGTGATGAAATAACTATTAAATTAATTTAA
- a CDS encoding DMT family transporter — protein sequence MSKRLIAHISILFANVIYGVNYTIAKEIMPDYIKPAGLVFCRVLGAIILFWGFSLFTKSSKIERKDFFRLIIAAIFGVALNQLLFLYGLNYTTPIDASIIMTVNPILVLIIASILIKEVITLRKISGIIIGGIGAIILIFYSGEVSLSSNHFIGNLMIFTNALSYGIYLVVVKPLMLKYEAVTVMKWVFLFGFFIIAPVGFEDFSEINWKQFPLNISLSVLYVIIGTTFLAYLLNVYGLKFLNASTVSIYIYSQPIIASLVAIIFGKDSLTAIKIISTILVFVGVYLVSKPKEKRF from the coding sequence ATGTCAAAAAGATTAATTGCACATATATCAATATTATTCGCAAATGTAATATATGGAGTAAATTATACTATTGCCAAAGAAATAATGCCGGATTATATAAAGCCTGCAGGTCTTGTTTTTTGCAGGGTTTTGGGAGCTATTATTTTGTTCTGGGGTTTTAGTTTATTTACAAAATCAAGTAAAATTGAACGTAAAGATTTTTTTCGTTTAATCATTGCAGCAATTTTCGGAGTGGCACTGAACCAGTTATTGTTTTTATATGGATTGAATTATACTACACCTATTGATGCTTCAATAATTATGACGGTTAACCCGATTCTTGTGTTAATTATTGCAAGTATATTAATTAAGGAAGTAATTACTTTAAGAAAAATTTCAGGAATTATTATTGGTGGAATAGGAGCAATTATCCTGATTTTTTATAGTGGAGAAGTAAGCCTAAGTTCTAACCATTTTATTGGTAATTTGATGATTTTTACTAATGCATTATCATATGGAATTTATTTAGTTGTAGTAAAACCTTTAATGTTAAAATACGAAGCTGTTACTGTAATGAAATGGGTTTTTCTTTTTGGATTTTTTATTATAGCTCCGGTTGGCTTTGAAGATTTTTCTGAAATTAACTGGAAACAATTTCCTCTTAACATCTCACTTTCGGTATTATATGTAATTATTGGAACAACATTTTTAGCATATTTACTAAATGTTTATGGTCTGAAATTTTTAAATGCCTCAACAGTAAGCATTTATATATATTCTCAACCTATAATAGCCTCATTAGTAGCTATTATATTTGGAAAAGATTCGCTTACAGCAATTAAAATTATTTCCACAATCCTTGTATTTGTGGGAGTTTATCTTGTAAGTAAACCGAAAGAAAAAAGATTTTAG
- a CDS encoding T9SS type A sorting domain-containing protein, producing MNYLKKLLALIFGLALLSGNCYSYIDSYSELYGKSHSDSIDILHYTINLKITDLFNSRIEGNTEIKLLPKFENQENIQLDLLRLNIDSIKVDNNLVEEYSYNDTIIRIPLTNNYSLTDTITVTVYYNGVPKKDSKWGGFYFTSSCAYNMGIGMASEPVNFGRVWFPCNDDFIDRATYNYNITVKENHMAVCSGTLDSMTNNEKSTKTFHWSLRDNIPTYLSSVAVSDYIAVTGTYDGLLGQIPTYIYVNPEDSMSAVNSFVNLNNVLTVFENLFGPYPWERVGIVSVPFEAGAMEHVTNIALPESSINGTLNSEILFYHELSHHWFGDLVTCRTAGDMWLNEGWASYCEAIFLENIYGNKRFKDYVQDNHDKVLRTVHTSDDGYYALSGVPHEITYGKTVYDKGSDVVHTLRGYLGDSLFFESIKNYMNEFAFKDISSEDFRDFLTESTGIDMSGFFDAWVFTPGFPHYSIDSFNVVPSDQDYNVTVYVKQKLRARDNYANSNRLEITLMDENWNTLTKNIEFSGETGSSTFSSSINPKIILMDFDEKISDAISNNYQTVKENGINYFYNTYFNLIVDNIEDSAFINVEYNWVAPDDSNTMAGGLLISGYNYWKISGVLPENFDTRGKFYYHITAYSSNDKKNSFTVNDNDSLVLVYRKGAGHKWQEISQTLVGFYLTGEILVDSFQLGEYALAIWKWDTGIEILDDSGNSDNYLWVFPNPSNDHFTINFELNDTGQINIYDIKGSLILNKTIKKDEKQITWKPNNNNKGIYIIELSEKGRIVARKKIKYD from the coding sequence ATGAACTATCTAAAAAAACTTTTGGCACTAATATTTGGTTTAGCCTTATTATCAGGAAATTGTTATAGCTATATTGATTCATATTCTGAATTATATGGAAAAAGCCATAGCGATTCGATAGATATATTGCATTATACAATTAACCTGAAAATTACAGATCTTTTTAATAGTCGTATAGAAGGAAATACCGAGATAAAGCTTCTTCCTAAATTTGAAAATCAGGAAAATATTCAGCTTGATTTACTAAGATTAAATATTGATTCGATAAAAGTAGATAATAACTTGGTTGAAGAGTACTCATATAATGATACAATTATACGAATACCTTTAACAAATAATTATTCATTAACAGATACAATAACAGTAACTGTGTATTATAATGGTGTTCCTAAAAAGGATTCAAAATGGGGTGGTTTTTATTTTACCAGTAGTTGTGCCTATAATATGGGGATTGGAATGGCTTCTGAACCTGTAAATTTTGGTAGGGTTTGGTTTCCATGCAATGATGATTTTATTGACAGGGCAACATACAATTATAATATTACCGTAAAAGAAAATCATATGGCTGTATGTAGCGGAACTTTAGATTCGATGACAAATAATGAAAAAAGCACTAAAACTTTTCACTGGAGTTTAAGAGACAATATTCCTACATACTTATCATCTGTTGCAGTTTCAGATTACATTGCCGTTACAGGCACATATGATGGATTGTTAGGACAAATACCAACATATATTTATGTGAATCCTGAAGATAGTATGAGTGCTGTAAATTCATTTGTTAATTTGAATAATGTATTAACTGTATTTGAAAATCTTTTTGGTCCTTATCCTTGGGAAAGGGTTGGTATTGTTTCGGTTCCATTTGAAGCAGGTGCAATGGAACATGTTACAAATATAGCATTACCGGAATCTTCAATTAATGGTACGTTAAATTCTGAAATCCTGTTTTATCATGAACTTTCACATCATTGGTTCGGGGATTTGGTTACATGTCGAACTGCAGGTGATATGTGGCTGAACGAAGGCTGGGCAAGTTATTGTGAAGCTATTTTCCTTGAAAATATCTATGGAAATAAAAGGTTTAAAGATTATGTGCAGGATAATCATGACAAAGTTTTGCGTACTGTACATACTTCGGATGATGGTTATTATGCTTTATCAGGTGTTCCACACGAAATTACATACGGAAAAACAGTTTATGATAAAGGTTCTGATGTTGTTCATACATTGCGGGGATATCTCGGTGATAGTTTGTTTTTTGAAAGTATTAAAAACTATATGAATGAATTTGCATTTAAAGATATTTCTTCGGAAGATTTCAGAGATTTTCTTACTGAAAGTACAGGAATAGATATGAGCGGTTTTTTTGATGCCTGGGTTTTTACTCCGGGATTTCCACACTATTCAATTGATTCGTTTAATGTTGTTCCTAGCGATCAGGATTATAATGTAACAGTTTATGTAAAACAGAAATTACGAGCAAGAGATAATTATGCAAATTCAAACAGGCTGGAAATAACATTAATGGATGAAAACTGGAATACTTTAACAAAAAACATAGAATTTTCAGGTGAAACGGGTAGCTCAACTTTTAGCAGTTCGATTAATCCAAAAATTATTTTAATGGATTTTGATGAGAAAATATCAGATGCTATTTCAAATAATTATCAAACCGTCAAAGAAAATGGTATAAATTATTTTTATAATACATATTTTAATCTGATTGTTGATAATATTGAAGATTCAGCTTTTATTAATGTTGAATATAACTGGGTGGCGCCGGATGATTCAAATACAATGGCAGGAGGATTATTGATTTCAGGATATAATTACTGGAAGATAAGCGGTGTTTTACCTGAAAATTTTGATACACGTGGTAAATTTTATTATCACATTACAGCTTATTCTTCAAATGATAAAAAAAATTCATTTACAGTTAATGATAATGATTCTCTGGTTTTGGTTTACAGAAAAGGTGCAGGGCATAAATGGCAAGAAATAAGTCAGACTTTAGTAGGTTTTTATTTAACAGGTGAAATATTAGTTGATTCGTTTCAGTTAGGTGAATATGCTTTGGCTATTTGGAAATGGGATACCGGAATAGAAATTTTAGATGATTCAGGTAATTCGGATAATTATCTTTGGGTTTTCCCAAATCCTTCAAATGATCATTTTACAATTAATTTTGAATTAAATGATACAGGTCAAATCAACATTTATGACATTAAAGGCAGCTTGATATTAAACAAAACTATCAAAAAAGATGAAAAACAAATAACTTGGAAACCTAATAATAACAATAAAGGAATTTACATTATTGAACTTAGTGAAAAAGGTAGGATTGTTGCAAGAAAAAAGATTAAATATGATTGA